A genomic stretch from Methanobrevibacter sp. V74 includes:
- a CDS encoding 4Fe-4S dicluster domain-containing protein, whose protein sequence is MKDYNPDKSVISWAMRFVANLEDIKVIFTGTSNLEQLENNISEIKNADPLNDEELEILKEVSEIINSNITVDCTKCRYCIDACPEEIDIAKIFDLYNKDKLLGNEGWSQAGNAYLNYSKLPDVGIASDCVECEMCVEECPQQIDIPEVLKDVAKTFETEGYGF, encoded by the coding sequence ATGAAGGATTATAATCCTGATAAATCAGTAATTTCATGGGCCATGAGATTTGTAGCTAATCTTGAAGATATTAAGGTCATATTCACGGGTACAAGTAATTTGGAACAACTTGAGAATAATATTTCAGAAATCAAAAATGCAGACCCCTTAAATGATGAGGAACTTGAAATTCTTAAAGAAGTTTCTGAAATAATTAACAGCAACATTACTGTTGACTGTACAAAATGCAGATATTGCATTGATGCATGCCCCGAAGAGATTGATATTGCAAAAATTTTTGATTTGTACAATAAAGATAAACTCCTGGGCAATGAAGGTTGGTCACAAGCAGGTAATGCTTATTTAAATTATTCAAAACTTCCTGATGTTGGAATAGCTTCTGATTGTGTTGAGTGCGAAATGTGTGTTGAAGAATGCCCACAACAAATCGACATCCCTGAAGTTTTAAAAGATGTTGCAAAGACATTTGAAACTGAAGGATATGGTTTTTAA
- a CDS encoding aldo/keto reductase codes for MVELGLGMMRLPLLDENDFKSIDYEQVNKMVDSYMESGFNFFDTAYVYHEGVGEEAFRKSVVERYPRDSFMLSTKLPLFVITKESQLEPLFVEQLKNCGVDYFDYYLLHNVSGYTETAWKNVDLYSFIQRKKEEGYIKHIGLSTHGDAEFLEGILVEHPEIEFVLLQINYIDWEDEAIESKKCWEVARKYNKEIMIMEPYKADF; via the coding sequence ATGGTAGAATTAGGTTTGGGGATGATGAGACTTCCCCTTTTAGATGAAAATGACTTTAAAAGTATTGATTATGAGCAAGTAAATAAAATGGTAGATTCTTACATGGAAAGCGGATTCAACTTTTTTGATACTGCATATGTTTATCATGAAGGCGTTGGGGAAGAAGCTTTTAGAAAATCAGTAGTTGAGAGATATCCTCGTGATTCCTTTATGTTATCAACTAAATTGCCCTTATTTGTAATTACAAAGGAATCTCAATTAGAACCATTATTTGTAGAGCAGCTTAAAAATTGCGGTGTTGATTATTTTGACTATTATCTGCTTCATAATGTAAGTGGTTATACAGAAACCGCTTGGAAAAATGTTGATTTATATTCATTCATTCAAAGGAAAAAAGAAGAGGGATACATTAAACATATTGGATTGTCCACCCATGGGGATGCTGAATTTTTGGAAGGCATTTTAGTCGAACATCCTGAAATTGAATTTGTATTGCTTCAAATCAACTATATCGACTGGGAAGATGAAGCAATTGAATCAAAAAAATGTTGGGAAGTTGCAAGAAAATATAATAAAGAAATCATGATTATGGAACCATATAAAGCGGATTTTTAG